From the Limanda limanda chromosome 2, fLimLim1.1, whole genome shotgun sequence genome, one window contains:
- the LOC133025619 gene encoding LOW QUALITY PROTEIN: stromal cell-derived factor 2-like protein 1 (The sequence of the model RefSeq protein was modified relative to this genomic sequence to represent the inferred CDS: substituted 1 base at 1 genomic stop codon) encodes MEITHTVQVLVRSLLLLLLCSSCDGSESELNYVTCGSLVKLLNTRHNVRLHSHDVEYGSGSGQQSVTGEDNADDANSYWQIRGKPNRPCQRGVAVRCGESIRITHMKTGRNLHTHHFSSPLSNNQEVSAFGENGEGDNLDLWTVQCDAVHWERDDTVRFKHVGTDVFLSVTGEQFGHPIRGQRXVHGMSSSNQHNWWRAMEGVFIQPSQELIRHDEL; translated from the exons ATGGAGATCACCCACACTGTGCAGGTCCTGGTCcggtcgctgctgctgctgctgctctgctcgaGCTGTGACGGCAGCGAGTCGGAGCTGAACTACGTTACGTGCGGCTCCCTGGTCAAACTGCTCAACACCAGACACAACGTCCGCCTGCACTCACACGACGTCGAGTATGGCTCAG gcagtGGACAGCAGTCTGTAACTGGAGAGGACAACGCAGACGATGCCAACAGTTATTGGCAGATTCGTGGGAAGCCAAACCGTCCATGTCAGCGCGGGGTGGCCGTCAGGTGTGGTGAGTCCATCCGCATCACCCACATGAAGACCGGTCGAAACCTCCACACCCACCACTTCAGCTCACCCCTGTCTAATAACCAG GAGGTCAGTGCCTTTGGGGAGAACGGCGAAGGTGACAACCTGGATTTGTGGACAGTGCAGTGCGATGCCGTCCACTGGGAGCGTGACGACACTGTGCGCTTCAAACACGTGGGCACCGATGTCTTCCTGAGCGTGACAGGAGAGCAGTTTGGCCATCCCATCCGCGGCCAGCGGTAGGTGCATGGCATGAGCTCCTCCAACCAGCACAACTGGTGGCGCGCAATGGAGGGCGTGTTCATTCAGCCCAGCCAGGAGCTAATACGCCACGATGAGCTCTGA